The following proteins are co-located in the Spinactinospora alkalitolerans genome:
- a CDS encoding helix-turn-helix domain-containing GNAT family N-acetyltransferase, giving the protein MTVSTPAPEIPTLRPDDAETYAAWFACLAEPTRVRLLHAIASRPGTSGVGELAAALGIGQPTVSHHLRKLAEVGFVTTAKEGTSTRVAINPACCTGLPHAADAVMGLLASRPCCPTDLPADVSVRAMEPADFGAVRRIYAEGIATGDATFETRVPGTEALDAKWLKEHRWVAQIDGEVVGWAALAPASTREVYAGVAENSLYVGEGARGRGVGKALIHKQVTAADAGGLWTLQTSIFPENKPSLALHRSAGFRTLGVRERIARHRGVWRDTVMLERRRDDGCGPADGCHPAG; this is encoded by the coding sequence ATGACCGTGTCGACGCCCGCCCCCGAAATCCCGACCCTGCGCCCCGACGACGCCGAGACCTATGCGGCCTGGTTCGCCTGCCTGGCCGAACCCACCCGGGTCCGGCTCCTGCACGCCATCGCCTCCAGGCCCGGCACCAGCGGCGTCGGCGAACTCGCCGCCGCACTCGGGATCGGCCAGCCCACCGTCTCCCACCACCTGCGCAAACTCGCCGAGGTCGGGTTCGTGACCACGGCCAAGGAGGGCACATCGACCCGGGTGGCCATCAACCCGGCCTGCTGCACCGGGCTGCCGCACGCCGCCGACGCCGTCATGGGTCTGCTCGCCTCCCGGCCGTGCTGCCCCACCGACCTGCCCGCCGACGTGTCGGTGCGCGCCATGGAACCCGCCGACTTCGGCGCCGTGCGCCGGATCTACGCCGAAGGCATCGCCACCGGCGACGCCACCTTCGAGACCCGGGTTCCCGGCACCGAGGCGCTCGACGCCAAGTGGCTCAAAGAGCACCGCTGGGTGGCCCAGATCGACGGCGAGGTGGTCGGCTGGGCCGCCCTCGCCCCCGCATCCACCCGGGAAGTCTACGCCGGGGTCGCCGAGAACTCCCTCTACGTCGGCGAAGGCGCCCGCGGGCGCGGAGTCGGCAAGGCGCTGATCCACAAGCAGGTCACCGCCGCCGACGCCGGCGGCCTGTGGACCCTGCAGACCTCGATCTTCCCCGAGAACAAGCCCAGCCTCGCCCTGCACCGCAGCGCCGGCTTCCGCACCCTCGGCGTCCGCGAGCGCATCGCCCGCCACCGCGGAGTCTGGCGCGACACCGTCATGCTGGAACGCCGCCGCGACGACGGCTGCGGCCCCGCGGACGGCTGCCACCCCGCCGGGTGA
- a CDS encoding glycoside hydrolase family 6 protein, translated as MFRKLMRPTLGAALVLAAAVAVGPSPASAAESAFYVNPDTQAAEWVRNNPGDPRASVIGDRIADVPQGTWFTEYNPNEVRGQVDALVGAAAAEGKTPIMVVYNIPNRDCSNHSGGGAPDHSAYRSWVDQVAAGLEGRPATIVMEPDVLSLMGNCMDRGQQDQVMESMAYAGKALMAGSSQARVYFDAGHSNWHSPAEIASLLNGADIAGSAHGISSNVSNYNWTSDEVAYAEQVIAATGHSSLRAVIDTSRNGNGPRGSEWCDPEGRAIGTPSTTDTGNGMIDAFLWVKLPGEADGCAASAGQFVPQLAYDMAMAAPDPGPEPEPEPEPEPGDGCTAAYSVTNEWSDGFQANVTVTADSGIDGWTVTWDFADGQSVNQAWNATVTSSGTQVTATDAGYNGLLGSGESTDFGFTGNHSGANGIPSLTCTAD; from the coding sequence ATGTTCCGAAAACTCATGCGTCCAACGCTGGGCGCCGCGCTCGTCCTGGCCGCCGCGGTAGCGGTCGGCCCCTCTCCCGCGTCGGCCGCCGAGTCGGCGTTCTACGTCAACCCCGACACCCAGGCGGCCGAGTGGGTGCGGAACAACCCCGGCGATCCGCGCGCTTCGGTGATCGGTGACCGCATCGCCGATGTCCCGCAGGGCACCTGGTTCACCGAGTACAACCCGAACGAGGTCCGAGGGCAGGTCGACGCGCTGGTCGGCGCCGCAGCGGCCGAGGGCAAGACCCCGATCATGGTCGTCTACAACATCCCCAACCGCGACTGCAGCAACCACAGCGGCGGCGGTGCGCCCGACCACTCCGCCTACCGCTCGTGGGTCGACCAGGTCGCCGCGGGCCTGGAGGGCCGGCCGGCCACCATCGTCATGGAGCCCGACGTCCTCTCGCTGATGGGCAACTGCATGGACCGGGGCCAGCAGGACCAGGTCATGGAATCGATGGCCTACGCGGGCAAGGCGCTCATGGCCGGTTCGTCGCAGGCGCGCGTGTACTTCGACGCCGGCCACTCGAACTGGCACTCCCCCGCGGAGATCGCGTCACTGCTGAACGGCGCCGACATCGCCGGCAGCGCGCACGGCATCTCCAGCAACGTCTCCAACTACAACTGGACCTCCGATGAGGTGGCCTACGCGGAGCAGGTCATCGCGGCCACCGGCCACTCATCGCTGCGCGCGGTGATCGACACCAGCCGCAACGGCAACGGGCCCCGGGGGTCGGAGTGGTGCGACCCGGAGGGCCGGGCGATCGGCACGCCGAGCACGACCGACACCGGCAACGGGATGATCGACGCGTTCCTGTGGGTCAAGCTGCCCGGCGAAGCCGACGGCTGCGCCGCGTCCGCGGGGCAGTTCGTCCCCCAACTGGCCTACGACATGGCGATGGCCGCGCCGGACCCGGGACCCGAACCGGAGCCGGAACCCGAGCCGGAGCCCGGCGACGGCTGCACGGCCGCCTACTCGGTCACCAACGAGTGGTCGGACGGCTTCCAGGCCAACGTGACCGTCACGGCCGACTCCGGTATCGACGGGTGGACGGTGACGTGGGACTTCGCCGACGGCCAGAGCGTCAACCAGGCCTGGAACGCCACGGTCACCAGCAGCGGCACGCAAGTCACCGCGACCGACGCGGGCTACAACGGCCTTCTGGGCTCCGGTGAGAGCACCGACTTCGGCTTCACCGGAAACCACAGCGGGGCCAACGGGATCCCATCCCTGACCTGCACCGCCGACTGA
- a CDS encoding NAD(P)-binding domain-containing protein, whose translation MSATEPPVVVIGAGPVGLAAAAQGTERGLPVLVLEKGASAGAAVREWGHVRLFSMWRDLVDPAAEKLLAATGWVRPADETYPTGAEWVASYLEPLAAALGERVRLGAEVVGVSRRGRDRVVDADREEHPFTVRVRTADGGEERVLARAVVDASGTWGSPNPLGGDGLPALGEAAAADRVSHRIPDVADPAVRAGYAGRRTAVVGRGHSALTALVALAELAEEAPGTRVLWVLRRGEVGDAFGGGTADQLAARGALGLRAEKAVQAGHIEIVTGFRTAEVRADGGRVLLVDDGDRALEPVDEVIALTGFRPDLSWLSEVRLGLDAALQAPVELAPLIDPNVHSCGTVYPHGAAELSHPEPGFYLAGMKSYGRAPTFLALTGFEQVRSIAAAIAGDHEAAAKVELTLPETGVCGGSGLFDDPAAQAEGGCCGTGPEPVELTRPAVPALK comes from the coding sequence ATGTCTGCTACCGAACCACCCGTCGTCGTCATCGGGGCCGGACCGGTCGGGCTGGCCGCCGCCGCGCAGGGCACCGAACGCGGCCTGCCGGTGCTGGTGCTGGAGAAGGGGGCCTCCGCGGGCGCGGCGGTGCGCGAGTGGGGGCACGTGCGGCTGTTCTCGATGTGGCGGGATCTGGTGGACCCGGCCGCGGAGAAGCTGCTCGCCGCCACCGGCTGGGTCCGTCCGGCCGACGAGACCTACCCCACGGGGGCGGAGTGGGTCGCCTCCTACCTGGAGCCGCTGGCCGCGGCCCTGGGCGAGCGCGTGCGCCTCGGAGCGGAGGTCGTCGGCGTGAGCCGCAGGGGCCGCGATCGGGTCGTGGACGCCGACCGGGAGGAGCACCCGTTCACCGTGCGCGTGCGCACCGCCGACGGCGGCGAGGAGCGCGTCCTGGCCCGCGCGGTCGTCGACGCCTCGGGCACGTGGGGCTCGCCCAACCCGCTGGGCGGCGACGGCCTGCCCGCCCTCGGCGAGGCGGCCGCCGCCGACCGGGTCTCCCACCGGATCCCCGACGTCGCCGACCCGGCGGTGCGGGCCGGGTACGCGGGTCGGCGCACGGCGGTGGTCGGCCGCGGCCACTCGGCGCTGACGGCCCTGGTCGCGCTCGCCGAGCTGGCCGAGGAGGCGCCGGGGACGCGTGTGCTGTGGGTGCTGCGCCGCGGCGAGGTGGGCGACGCATTCGGCGGCGGCACCGCCGATCAGCTCGCGGCGCGCGGCGCGCTGGGACTGCGTGCGGAGAAGGCCGTGCAGGCCGGGCACATCGAGATCGTGACCGGGTTCCGCACCGCCGAGGTCCGTGCCGACGGCGGGCGGGTCCTGCTGGTCGACGACGGCGACCGCGCTCTGGAGCCGGTCGACGAGGTGATCGCGCTGACCGGGTTCCGCCCCGACCTGTCGTGGCTGTCGGAGGTCCGCCTGGGCCTGGACGCCGCGTTGCAGGCGCCGGTGGAGCTGGCGCCGCTGATCGACCCGAACGTGCACTCCTGCGGCACCGTCTACCCGCACGGCGCCGCGGAGCTGTCCCACCCCGAACCCGGCTTCTACCTGGCCGGGATGAAGTCCTACGGCCGCGCGCCGACGTTCCTGGCGCTGACGGGCTTCGAGCAGGTGCGCAGCATCGCCGCGGCGATCGCGGGCGACCACGAGGCCGCGGCGAAGGTCGAGCTGACCCTGCCCGAGACCGGGGTGTGCGGCGGATCGGGCCTCTTCGACGACCCCGCGGCCCAGGCCGAGGGCGGATGCTGCGGCACCGGTCCGGAACCCGTCGAGCTGA
- a CDS encoding YqeB family protein, whose protein sequence is MALTRGERALVWAGFPLAGAALGWLVKAVAGWAASLPWTPFQGPLELIASFPEPQATVGCLVLGLVGGLVVALLAEDDHMAVTVDDDRVTVARGSSSRDVRRASIEAVFLDGKQLVLLGRETEELVRQGGDIDTGRLERAFLAHGYPWCADGDPHGADYRRWVPDLPDLSPGAHALLKARARALKKKDRADAELLRAELAELGIVLRDRDGRQYWRRTGRPPRE, encoded by the coding sequence GTGGCCCTGACACGCGGGGAGCGCGCCCTGGTGTGGGCCGGGTTTCCCCTGGCCGGGGCCGCGCTCGGGTGGCTGGTCAAGGCCGTCGCCGGTTGGGCGGCGTCCCTGCCGTGGACGCCGTTCCAGGGGCCGCTGGAGCTCATCGCCTCCTTTCCGGAACCGCAGGCCACGGTCGGCTGCCTGGTCCTCGGCCTCGTCGGCGGGCTGGTGGTCGCGCTCCTGGCCGAGGACGACCACATGGCCGTCACCGTCGACGACGACCGGGTCACCGTCGCGCGCGGTTCCTCATCGCGCGACGTGCGGCGCGCCTCGATCGAGGCGGTGTTCCTCGACGGAAAGCAGCTCGTGCTGCTCGGCCGGGAGACCGAGGAGCTGGTGCGGCAGGGCGGCGACATCGACACCGGGCGGCTCGAACGGGCCTTCCTGGCCCACGGGTACCCGTGGTGCGCGGACGGCGACCCGCACGGGGCCGACTACCGGCGCTGGGTGCCCGATCTCCCGGACCTGTCCCCCGGCGCCCACGCGCTGCTCAAGGCCAGAGCGCGGGCGCTGAAGAAGAAGGACCGCGCGGACGCCGAGCTGCTGCGCGCGGAGCTGGCCGAGCTGGGCATCGTGCTCCGCGACCGGGACGGCCGCCAGTACTGGCGCCGCACCGGACGACCGCCCCGGGAGTGA
- a CDS encoding SDR family oxidoreductase — protein MRLLMLGGTEFVGRAVTEEALARGWEVTVFHRGRHEPPRGVTALRGDRGAADGLAALEQGEWDAVVDTWTNAPSAVRDAARLLADRVGRYVYVSSRSVYAFPPPAGLAEDGPLVEASPDDDEVDYAQAKRGGELAAIEAFGDRALLVRAGLIIGPWENIGRLPWWLRRIARGGPVLAPGPRDLDLQYIDARDLAVWALDAVERGLGGPYNLVSPRGHTTMGELLETCVRVTGSDAELRWTDPEPILAAGVQPWTELPIWLPRGELYDALYQGDVTKAVSAGLRCRPVAETVADTWAWLQELGGEPPQRPDRPSVGLAPETEAKLLRG, from the coding sequence ATGAGACTTCTGATGCTGGGCGGAACGGAGTTCGTCGGTCGGGCCGTCACCGAGGAGGCGCTGGCGCGGGGCTGGGAGGTGACCGTCTTCCACCGCGGGCGCCACGAGCCGCCGCGGGGCGTCACGGCCCTGCGGGGCGACCGCGGCGCCGCGGACGGTCTGGCAGCCCTCGAACAGGGCGAGTGGGACGCCGTCGTCGACACCTGGACCAACGCGCCGTCGGCGGTGCGCGACGCGGCCCGGCTGCTGGCCGACCGGGTCGGGCGCTACGTCTACGTGTCCAGCCGGTCGGTCTACGCCTTCCCGCCCCCGGCGGGACTGGCCGAGGACGGCCCCCTGGTGGAGGCCTCGCCCGATGACGACGAGGTCGACTACGCGCAGGCCAAGCGGGGCGGCGAGCTGGCCGCGATCGAGGCCTTCGGCGACCGGGCGCTGCTGGTGCGCGCGGGGCTCATCATCGGCCCCTGGGAGAACATCGGACGGCTGCCGTGGTGGCTGCGGCGGATCGCCCGCGGCGGTCCGGTCCTGGCGCCCGGACCGCGCGACCTGGACCTGCAGTACATCGACGCCCGCGACCTCGCCGTCTGGGCCCTCGACGCCGTCGAGCGCGGGCTCGGCGGCCCCTACAACCTCGTGAGCCCGCGGGGGCACACCACGATGGGCGAGCTGCTGGAGACGTGCGTGCGCGTCACCGGATCCGACGCCGAGCTGCGCTGGACCGACCCGGAGCCGATCCTCGCGGCGGGCGTCCAGCCCTGGACCGAACTCCCGATCTGGCTGCCGCGGGGCGAGCTCTACGACGCCCTGTACCAGGGGGACGTCACCAAGGCGGTCTCCGCGGGGCTGCGCTGCCGCCCCGTCGCCGAGACGGTTGCCGACACCTGGGCCTGGCTGCAGGAGCTGGGCGGGGAGCCGCCCCAGCGGCCCGACCGCCCCTCGGTCGGACTGGCCCCGGAGACCGAGGCGAAGCTCCTGCGGGGCTGA